Proteins from a genomic interval of Hydrogenophaga sp. PAMC20947:
- a CDS encoding sigma-70 family RNA polymerase sigma factor, translating into MHVHSETSDGDLMRAYAAGDTLAFEALYDRHALPLWRFLQRQLQNPALSDDLAQDVWFSVVRQAAGYQELARFRTWLFTLAHHRLVDHWRRHKPLASLDAHTEDGAALADTLAAESGFGPERRLDSREQAQALLDALACLPELQRTAFLLQAEGGFSVADIAKATGVTLETARSRLRYARARLRETLEAFA; encoded by the coding sequence ATGCATGTGCACAGCGAAACCAGCGACGGCGACCTGATGCGGGCCTACGCCGCAGGCGACACACTGGCCTTCGAAGCCCTCTACGACCGCCACGCCCTGCCCCTGTGGCGCTTCTTGCAACGCCAGCTCCAGAACCCGGCTCTGTCCGATGACCTGGCCCAGGACGTGTGGTTCAGCGTGGTGCGTCAGGCGGCGGGTTATCAAGAACTGGCCCGATTTCGCACTTGGTTGTTCACGCTGGCCCACCACCGCCTGGTTGACCACTGGCGGCGCCACAAGCCCTTGGCGAGTCTGGACGCACACACCGAAGACGGAGCAGCATTGGCCGACACCTTGGCTGCCGAGTCGGGCTTTGGTCCAGAGCGGCGCCTCGACTCACGGGAGCAGGCTCAGGCCTTGCTCGATGCACTGGCCTGCCTGCCCGAGCTTCAACGCACGGCTTTTTTGTTGCAGGCCGAAGGCGGGTTCAGTGTGGCCGACATCGCCAAAGCCACGGGCGTGACGCTTGAAACCGCCAGGAGCCGGCTGCGCTACGCCCGCGCCCGCCTGCGCGAAACCCTGGAGGCCTTTGCATGA
- a CDS encoding ankyrin repeat domain-containing protein, with protein MNSPTQPPKYQRPNDPLLQRYQEANGHDHARPSPASRKRVLAHARTMVQQHNIPEAASRPAAANDGAWKLRAFGSLAVLGLVGLLVLQFDRGTPEEQATAWGPSSPRLAQPSDDGRSKPAMDAAPALSPDKPIASAPHPDENGQPSRLSDTPAERLAEPQAAPSPTPAPPTPSSPRAAAPLSHLEASPAQAESADRQDSDGAAAPPSDPAQPGRSLDASEAPALNPTPPFPSPAKAKAESTRPPVDQRLKQRSTLQAQSPGSSTVLHTAAMEADAEAVTRALAQGWFVDVPDSAGRTALMLAAEGTSKAVLEQLLTAGASRQARDQQGLNAEDHARLAGRLDWLVLLQP; from the coding sequence ATGAACTCCCCCACCCAGCCCCCAAAATATCAGCGTCCAAACGACCCGTTGTTGCAGCGCTACCAGGAAGCCAATGGGCACGACCACGCGCGCCCCAGCCCGGCATCGCGGAAACGGGTGCTGGCGCACGCCCGCACCATGGTGCAGCAACACAACATCCCTGAAGCCGCATCACGGCCAGCAGCGGCCAATGATGGCGCCTGGAAGCTGCGGGCCTTCGGCAGCCTCGCCGTGCTGGGTTTGGTGGGGTTGCTTGTGCTGCAGTTCGATCGCGGCACGCCTGAAGAACAGGCCACCGCCTGGGGCCCTTCGAGCCCGCGATTGGCCCAGCCATCGGACGATGGTCGATCCAAGCCAGCCATGGACGCAGCGCCTGCCCTTTCGCCCGACAAACCAATCGCTTCAGCTCCACACCCAGACGAGAACGGCCAGCCCAGCCGGCTGAGCGACACCCCGGCAGAACGCCTGGCTGAGCCGCAGGCTGCACCTTCACCGACACCTGCCCCGCCAACCCCTTCGAGCCCGCGCGCAGCAGCCCCCCTCTCGCACCTTGAAGCGAGCCCCGCACAAGCCGAGAGCGCCGACAGACAAGACAGCGATGGCGCCGCTGCGCCGCCCTCGGATCCAGCCCAGCCGGGGCGCAGTCTGGATGCGTCAGAAGCGCCTGCCCTGAACCCGACGCCCCCCTTTCCCTCGCCAGCAAAAGCAAAAGCGGAAAGCACGCGTCCACCTGTGGATCAACGTCTGAAACAGCGCTCAACCTTGCAAGCGCAAAGCCCGGGCTCAAGCACCGTCCTGCACACGGCTGCGATGGAAGCCGATGCCGAGGCGGTCACCCGCGCTCTGGCGCAGGGCTGGTTTGTGGATGTGCCCGACAGCGCAGGCCGCACCGCACTCATGCTGGCGGCCGAAGGCACATCGAAGGCCGTCCTCGAGCAATTGCTGACAGCCGGCGCCAGTCGACAGGCCCGCGATCAACAGGGGTTGAATGCAGAAGACCACGCGCGCCTGGCTGGTCGCCTCGACTGGCTTGTTTTGCTGCAGCCTTGA